A window of Kiritimatiellia bacterium contains these coding sequences:
- the rpsO gene encoding 30S ribosomal protein S15 — protein MHSAATSKIPREFQRHEKDTGSSEVQIALLTNRITSLTEHLKRFRKDHASRRGLILMVSKRRRLLDYLKRTDHERYRRVVEKLGLRH, from the coding sequence ATGCACAGCGCGGCCACCAGCAAGATCCCACGGGAGTTCCAGCGTCACGAGAAGGATACCGGCTCGTCGGAAGTGCAGATCGCACTGCTGACGAATCGGATCACCTCGCTGACGGAACATCTGAAGCGGTTCCGCAAGGATCACGCCTCCCGCCGGGGTCTTATTCTGATGGTCAGCAAGCGACGCCGCCTGCTGGACTATCTGAAGCGAACGGACCACGAACGGTACCGTCGGGTGGTCGAAAAACTCGGTCTGCGGCATTGA
- a CDS encoding polyribonucleotide nucleotidyltransferase, translating into MNQSHTVQIPVGTGTLILETGTLAQQAAGAVTARLGDTVVFSAVTCTKTPREDIDYLPLQVEYREKFYAAGRMPGGYFKRESRPTEREILVARMTDRPLRPLFPKSYRNDVQVNNALLCADGENESDVLSIVAASAALMISEIPFLGPIGAVRIGRVNGQWVINPGHSVLPSSDLDLIYAGTREKFIMMEGSAREVSEADFLAAMKFAHAEVVKICDAQLELRRQLGLPERTIADEPAVSPELLALAREWAAAPLAEALEIAGKLERQQRISEILEGVRARLAETRPDLTPGQVKQLLDALEIDAVRRQVLERGRRIGGRGFDELRPIECRVGVLPRTHGSALFTRGETQALATVTLGTHEDAQDLDAIAGGPEEKRFLLHYNFPPYSVGEVGRLGGTNRREIGHGALAERSIRPMMPADYPYTVRVVAEIMGSNGSSSMASVCAGTLALMDAGVPLAKPVAGISIGLFTADGHPPVLVTDIIGAEDHCGDMDFKIAGTRDGITGFQVDLKLRGLDWEIVEQALEKARVARLQILDHITRTIAAPRPELSPYAPRVEVMKIPVDKIGALIGPGGKTIRRITETYKVEIDVEDDGTVRIYSVRAEGMEAAKREIGLLTAEAEVGKTYQGRVTGIKEFGAFVEILPGLEGLVHVSELANFRVANVEDVCKVGDLMWVKCIHVDENGKIRLSRRAALAERDGTTTGAASSSPPPRPPPPPPPHRSSGAPHGGRPPSGGGHHGGGGGGRRR; encoded by the coding sequence ATGAATCAGTCGCATACGGTCCAGATCCCCGTCGGGACGGGCACACTCATCCTCGAAACGGGTACGCTCGCGCAACAGGCGGCAGGTGCGGTGACCGCCCGCCTCGGCGACACCGTCGTGTTCTCGGCGGTCACCTGCACGAAGACCCCGCGCGAGGACATTGACTACCTCCCGCTCCAGGTCGAGTACCGAGAAAAATTCTACGCGGCTGGCCGCATGCCCGGCGGCTACTTCAAGCGCGAGTCTCGGCCGACCGAGCGCGAAATCCTCGTCGCGCGCATGACCGACCGGCCGCTGCGGCCGCTGTTCCCGAAGTCCTACCGCAACGACGTACAGGTGAACAACGCGCTGCTGTGCGCGGACGGCGAAAACGAGTCCGACGTGCTGAGCATCGTCGCGGCCAGCGCCGCGCTGATGATCTCCGAAATTCCGTTCCTCGGCCCGATCGGCGCGGTCCGGATCGGGCGCGTCAACGGGCAGTGGGTGATCAACCCCGGCCACTCGGTGCTGCCCTCCAGCGACCTCGATCTGATCTACGCCGGCACCCGAGAGAAGTTCATCATGATGGAGGGATCCGCCCGCGAGGTTTCGGAAGCGGACTTCCTCGCCGCGATGAAGTTTGCCCACGCGGAGGTCGTGAAGATCTGCGACGCGCAGCTGGAGCTGCGCCGGCAGCTCGGTTTGCCCGAGCGGACGATCGCCGACGAGCCCGCGGTCTCCCCGGAGCTGCTCGCGCTCGCGCGCGAGTGGGCGGCCGCTCCGCTCGCGGAGGCGCTCGAAATCGCGGGCAAGCTCGAGCGGCAGCAGCGGATCAGCGAGATCCTCGAAGGCGTGCGCGCGCGGCTCGCCGAAACACGGCCCGACCTCACACCCGGCCAGGTGAAACAGCTGCTGGACGCACTCGAGATCGACGCGGTTCGGCGGCAGGTGCTCGAGCGCGGCCGCCGCATCGGCGGACGGGGCTTCGACGAACTGCGGCCCATCGAATGCCGCGTGGGCGTGTTGCCACGCACCCACGGTTCCGCGCTGTTCACCCGCGGCGAAACGCAGGCGCTGGCCACCGTGACGCTGGGCACCCACGAGGACGCACAGGATCTCGACGCGATCGCGGGCGGCCCCGAGGAAAAGCGCTTCCTGCTCCACTACAACTTCCCGCCCTACTCCGTCGGCGAAGTGGGACGGCTGGGCGGCACGAACCGCCGCGAGATCGGCCACGGCGCGCTCGCAGAGCGCTCCATCCGTCCGATGATGCCGGCGGACTATCCCTACACCGTGCGCGTGGTCGCGGAGATCATGGGCTCCAACGGCTCGTCCTCAATGGCGAGCGTCTGCGCGGGCACGCTCGCACTGATGGACGCCGGCGTGCCGCTGGCCAAACCGGTCGCCGGCATCTCGATCGGCCTGTTCACCGCAGACGGCCACCCTCCAGTGCTGGTCACCGACATCATTGGGGCGGAAGACCACTGCGGGGACATGGATTTCAAGATCGCGGGTACCCGCGACGGCATCACCGGTTTTCAGGTGGACCTGAAGCTGCGCGGGCTGGACTGGGAGATCGTGGAGCAGGCCCTCGAAAAGGCCCGCGTTGCGCGACTGCAGATTCTGGACCACATCACCCGTACGATCGCGGCGCCGCGGCCGGAGCTCTCCCCCTACGCGCCGCGCGTTGAGGTGATGAAGATCCCCGTGGACAAGATCGGTGCGCTGATCGGACCGGGGGGCAAAACTATCCGGCGGATCACCGAGACCTACAAGGTCGAGATTGACGTGGAAGACGACGGCACCGTCCGCATCTACAGCGTCCGAGCGGAGGGCATGGAGGCCGCGAAGCGGGAGATCGGCCTGCTCACAGCGGAAGCGGAGGTCGGCAAGACGTACCAGGGCCGCGTCACCGGCATCAAGGAGTTCGGTGCGTTCGTCGAAATCCTGCCGGGCTTGGAGGGCCTGGTGCACGTGAGCGAGCTGGCGAATTTTCGTGTCGCCAACGTGGAGGACGTCTGCAAGGTCGGCGATCTGATGTGGGTGAAGTGCATCCACGTGGACGAAAACGGCAAGATCCGGCTGAGCCGACGCGCCGCGCTCGCAGAGCGCGACGGCACGACCACCGGTGCGGCCTCCTCCTCCCCACCGCCGCGTCCGCCGCCTCCCCCGCCACCACACCGCAGCAGCGGCGCGCCCCACGGCGGCCGTCCGCCCTCGGGCGGCGGCCACCACGGCGGCGGTGGAGGCGGCCGCCGGCGCTGA